A portion of the Candidatus Omnitrophota bacterium genome contains these proteins:
- the gnd gene encoding decarboxylating NADP(+)-dependent phosphogluconate dehydrogenase: MGQQFGVIGLAVMGENIALNIERNGIPAAVYNRTGAKTKAFMEGRAAGKNFQAAYTLKEFVGALERPRKILVMVKAGAGVDAVLHEIKPLLEDGDILIDGGNSYFRDTDRRGDLFKNTGVYYMGMGISGGEEGALWGPSIMPGGARKAYEILEPILKKISAQTDSGPCVEYIGEGSAGHFVKMCHNGIEYGDMQLIAEVYDIMRHGLRLTSKEIASIFKEWNEGELQSFLIEITAKIADFPDDLESEGVLIDRILDSAGQKGTGKWTSLTAIELGVPVPTIAASVDSRILSSMKEERERAARVYPSPKIPSPTDLDAAVMNIRAALYASKICSYAQGFALMRAASQEFGYGLNYGDIARIWKGGCIIRAVFLDRIREAYKRDPDLCNLLISPSFSDDILNRIDGWRWTVSNAAQHGLAVPAMSASLAYFDSYRRERLPANLIQAQRDYFGAHTYHRTDSEGIFHTHWFGEK; this comes from the coding sequence ATGGGCCAGCAATTCGGCGTTATCGGTCTTGCCGTTATGGGAGAAAATATTGCTCTCAATATCGAACGGAACGGTATTCCCGCAGCCGTTTATAATCGCACGGGAGCGAAAACCAAGGCGTTTATGGAAGGCCGCGCCGCCGGTAAGAATTTTCAGGCGGCCTATACGTTGAAAGAATTCGTTGGAGCGCTGGAACGTCCGCGAAAAATCCTCGTCATGGTAAAAGCGGGCGCTGGAGTGGACGCCGTACTGCACGAGATCAAGCCGTTGCTGGAAGACGGCGATATTCTGATCGACGGCGGCAATTCCTATTTTCGCGATACGGACCGGCGCGGCGATTTGTTTAAGAATACCGGCGTTTATTATATGGGCATGGGCATCAGCGGCGGCGAAGAAGGAGCGCTGTGGGGGCCGAGCATTATGCCTGGCGGAGCGCGCAAAGCGTACGAAATTCTCGAACCGATTCTGAAAAAAATCAGCGCCCAGACTGATTCCGGCCCTTGCGTGGAATACATCGGCGAAGGCAGCGCCGGGCATTTCGTCAAGATGTGTCACAACGGCATCGAATACGGCGACATGCAGTTGATCGCCGAAGTTTACGACATCATGCGTCATGGCCTGCGATTGACGTCTAAAGAGATTGCAAGCATTTTCAAAGAATGGAATGAAGGCGAGCTGCAATCGTTTCTTATCGAGATTACCGCCAAGATCGCCGATTTTCCCGACGATCTCGAAAGCGAAGGCGTTTTGATCGACCGCATTCTTGACAGCGCCGGGCAAAAGGGGACGGGCAAGTGGACATCGCTCACCGCCATCGAATTGGGCGTTCCGGTTCCCACCATCGCCGCGTCGGTGGATTCGCGTATCCTCTCTTCGATGAAGGAGGAGCGGGAACGCGCTGCCCGCGTCTATCCCTCTCCCAAAATCCCCTCGCCGACGGACCTGGACGCGGCGGTAATGAATATCCGCGCCGCCTTATATGCTTCGAAAATATGCTCCTACGCCCAGGGATTCGCCCTGATGCGGGCCGCCTCACAGGAATTCGGCTACGGTCTGAACTATGGCGATATCGCCCGCATCTGGAAGGGCGGCTGCATCATCCGCGCTGTCTTTCTCGACCGCATCCGCGAAGCCTACAAGCGCGATCCGGATTTATGCAATCTGTTGATATCTCCCAGTTTCAGCGACGACATCCTCAACCGCATCGACGGCTGGCGTTGGACCGTTTCCAACGCCGCCCAGCATGGACTCGCCGTCCCGGCCATGAGCGCTTCGCTGGCGTATTTCGATTCCTACCGCAGAGAGCGGCTGCCTGCCAACTTGATCCAAGCCCAACGCGATTACTTCGGAGCGCATACCTATCATCGCACCGACAGCGAAGGGATTTTTCATACGCATTGGTTTGGGGAAAAATGA
- a CDS encoding zinc ribbon domain-containing protein yields MNRNQAGEITSVVKDAFNYVAKETRDGVKTIAHAVEEEIGAAAANTGKEAMVRCHKCNHDNSSRAKFCEECGAELSKSKSCGQSGELKEPEA; encoded by the coding sequence TTGAATCGCAACCAGGCGGGCGAGATTACGTCAGTCGTAAAGGATGCTTTCAATTACGTCGCTAAAGAAACCCGCGATGGCGTCAAAACCATCGCCCACGCTGTTGAGGAAGAAATCGGTGCGGCGGCAGCGAATACTGGCAAGGAAGCAATGGTTCGATGCCATAAATGCAACCATGATAATTCGTCCAGAGCCAAGTTCTGCGAGGAATGCGGAGCGGAGTTATCAAAATCCAAATCCTGCGGCCAAAGCGGGGAATTGAAAGAGCCGGAAGCCTAA